A segment of the Lycium barbarum isolate Lr01 chromosome 7, ASM1917538v2, whole genome shotgun sequence genome:
TCATCTTTTTAGTAAAATCTTGCTTATTTGGAATGATCAAACCAATCAATTTTATCTATTGGGAATTGGTATTATTCGGGGTGAGTTATTTTGTTTAAAGTCCAGGGATGAGAAGTGGACTATGTTGAAAGACCCCTTGAAAGATGACAGTCTCAAGATTGACGATATCATTGTGTATAAGGGGAACTTTTATGCTGTCGATGGATATGGAGAGACCATAAAGTATGATTCCTCGTTTAACAAGACCAATGTATCTTTCACCATAAAGTATGATTCTAACAAGGTATCTTCCAGCTTATTTAACGAATGGGGTACGAAGAAACGACCGGTGGAATCAGGTGGGCAGTTATTTCTGGTGGACCTGTTTTTGGATACTGATGATAAGAGGGAGTTGCGCGGTTCTGGCCTTTCTTGAGACAATCCCATGGAAATTAAAATACATCGGCTTGATGAAGAACAACAAGAGTGGATTGCGGTGCATACATTGGATGATCGAATTTTCTTCGCTGGTGATGACTGTTGTTTCTCTGTTTCTTCATTAGATTTTGGTGATCAGTGCAGAGGAAACTGCATTTACTATGAGAATGGAGATATAATTGTGGACATCCTAGGGGAGTTACCGTGGAAGTACTATGATGACGACTTTGAAGATGATTTTTACTGTGGTGGTTACAGTTttagagatgatgatgatgattatggtcCAATTTCTATTGATGGTGGTGTAAAACTTAGCAGCAGTGATGGCAAGATTGACAAGAATGACCTTGGTAGCAAATCATCTGGTGGTCTTAGCGAGGAACTGAAACTTAGATATAGAGGATTACATGGTCATCACACGGGGATCTTTACTTTACAAGATGGTAAACTTGGTTCATTGTCATCCTTCCTTGAGTGTGCAGATATATTCTGGCCACCACCATCTTGGCTTAATACTGAGGATCATGCAGCTTCTTCAGACGCGCACAACTGAGTTTTCGGGTCAGTTATTGCCCCTTTATTTAAGCTTTTGCTACTATGGTATACTGGCTAATGACCGGAAGATTTAGGAACTTTGTTTCTGAAACTCAATGCCTTTCTTTTATTCACATGCCCTTTTTAGTTTACTCTTTGGCACAAATCTATTTCATATTTATTAGTTTTCTTGGTGTTAAGTAGATTATCCTCTGGGAAAACTTACTTGCATTGTAATTTAGTGCTAAAGAAGTATCCTGGTGCAAGTGTAGCATTGCATCCACTCATTTGTAAAACAATTGGTATTGCCTTCGAGAAGATGAAAATTTACTTGCTTTGTTACATTTTTGAGCTAAAGGGTACTCTTGTGTGAGACAAGTGACATGCCTTTTAAAAGATGCCGCACCTTGCTGTGCGTCCAGAAGTGCCACATAAACTAGATGTTAACATGAATAAATAGCCTATAGTAATCTATGTGCATGCTCATGTCTTTTGACTGATAGACTTGATCTTAATCAAACTCGGTTATCTGAATATTTTGCAACCCAGCTACACCTTGTTCCTTTCTATTCTATTACGTTAATGTTACTCAATTTAAGTGATTGGATGTATAATGGATTTCAATCAGGAACTCTTGAACAGATGAGAGTTGAACTTGCTTGTTCTGCTGTCTCATTTAGGATTAATACTTCAAATGATTTGAACGTAGACGAGGACGAACCGTGACACATGATTTGGTGCTTGCACATTATCTCTGTCATGTATTTTATCAAACATTTGCGATATGTGGCTTACTGGCAGTAGGACGGCATCGCTAACATGATTATAATTGACATGGAAATATTAGCGTATCCTCCAGATGTTTGCTTCTTGGATAACTTGTACTTATATGTTTCTTCCCTGTAGCAATTACTAACCTCATTTTGTGTTTGTTAGTTATATCTCAGTATAACGTTGACCAAATTTAGTTATACCGTAGATTACTGTAGATTTTACCAGTAATAGTGTGAAACATGAGATGGAATTTCTAGAAAGTATCTACGATTAAATTTTGAGACTTGGACAATTAATAATGTACAAATCATTCAGATTGTTCCCAGAAAGGTATGAAGAATGAAAGTAGTAACATTCCCCGTATTTAATATCATGCTTTGTTACATTTTAAAACAAATAGGAAACAAAAAAACTGTACTAAATCTCTAAACATTAACTCACAATAAACAGACGGCAAAGAAAACTAAAGCTGACCAAAGCATGCTTCCAAGAGATGATAATTTGTTGCTATTTGATCTTACAACACTTCCTCTATTGAGTGTTGAAACGTGTAGCACTGTTTTTGTTGGCTCTGTTTTAGTGTCTCCACAATGTCCAATCCCTGAATCCAACAATGTCCCTAAATCATCTCCAAGACCATTTTCCTTATTATAACAAAGTCCTTCATTATTCGAAAGCTTCATTTTCCTTCTCATTCTCCATACCATGTCTCTCTTAAATGGGATAGGACCACTTAACATGTTATTGTTTAGCCTTATCTCACTTATGCTAGTTAAATTACCAAAACTCGATGGGATTGAGCCGTTCAATTTGTTCCCATCGAGATGGAGAACTCGAATTTTAGGCAACCGGCCTAGTGAATTCGGTATCGGGCCTTGAAGGTTCATATTGGATAGCCCTAAAATCATCAAGTCCTTAAAACCATGATCAAACGTGTTATCAGGTAGAGTAGCCGAGTCCATTGAATTTCCATTCAGAACTAAGGCTTGGAGAAAATGCAATTTCTTGAGTGACATTGGGAATGGGCCTGTTAGACTGTTGTAGCTCAAATCCATAAGGATGAGTTCATTTAAGTTGTCGATGGACTTGGGTATTGGACCGGTGAGGCGATTGCGACTCACGTCTAGCTTTATAAGCGAACGAAAGCTCGTGAGTGTGGATGGAATTGAACCCATAAGGTGATTTTGGTTAAGGTCCAGGACATTTAACCGAGGAAAATTTAAACTCGGAATTGAACCGGTTAGTTTGTTGTCACTCAAATCTAAAGACCTCAAACCGGTGATACGGCCCAGAGAAGCCGGTAATGAACCATTAAGATTGTTTTTGTGAAAATCGAGGACTCTCAAACTGGTTAAGTTACCAAACTCATTAGGAATAGGCCCTGTGAAACCATTTTCTCTTAAAACTAGTGTTTGCAAAGTGGTCCCTAATTGGGCTAGAAATGGTGGAATGGGCTGAGGATTATTACTGAAGCAACGATAGAAGAATAAAGTCCGAAGGTGTGGGAGTTTTGTAACGGAAGGTGAAATGAACGAATGAGTCGAGTCACATGTAGGAAATGCCGTATCATCAGACAATGCTCCGAAGGAAAGTGAGACAACATGGTACACGTTCTCGTTGTCGGGCATGCACTCGATCCCGTGCCATCGTCCCCGACAAACGTCAGGGATATCGGTGGCCCAGTCGTTCCCCGTGGCCCTCATAATGTCGTAAACTGCTTCTTGTTCATGGGGATCGGTTCGTGCACGGTTATTATTCATAGAGAAGCCGGTTTGCGGGGCGTCAACTAGAGCAGAAGGCGCACTAGAATCCGACATTATTACGGTGAATGACCAGCCTAGAGGAAAGGAAAAAAGAGCTAGTAGTAAAGTTGTTTGTATTGAGAGAAAAAGGGCCATGTTATTGGAAGCAAAGGAGTTTTAAGTGACAAACTTGTTATGATGCCTGGATTTGTAGGGGACTTTATAAGTGACAGGATATTTATGGAAATCACTAGGTTGGGGAGTGTGATAAGTGAATGAAAATAGGTGGGTGCATAAATTTAAGTTGGGTAATTATGGATTCACGAGCACGAGGAGGAGATGAAGTAAATGCAGAGTTGTGTTTTAATGAGCATTTATCACTGTCACGGGGTTTGAGCCTGCTTCAACGTCAGCCAAGTCTAGGCCCACATAGAAGTAGGCTTGGGGTCCATATCGAAATCTCAACTTATCAAGTATATCGAAAACAAtgttttttaagaaaaaggagctatTATATAGAAAATCTGAATTAGTATCATGTCTCAACATAATTACATAAACCGCCTCCAATTTTCTTCCTAAACAGAGGAAGAAAAAAATTACTACTACCATTCAAAGTTCCAAAGCCCCAAGGCAgtgtttctttttaaaaaaaatatttatccgCATCGTGTGATTAAATCAAACCTTCTAATTGTAGTTAAGTGATTTAATAAGGTGAAAATACATGTTAGTTAACCATGATTAAATCTATTAGCTTTAGGTACAAGCAAATTATCATGTGTTGATCTATTGACTTGGCATAAACACCGAATGTGCCTAAATTTTTACCGTATTTCTTCCCTCTTTTGCACTTTTTATTCTTTAGTGCCTAATACAATTTGCATAAAATATGCCTTATACTTTTGAAGTGTAATTTTTTAAGCATCCTTGTATTAATCTTTAGAACATATATTGAACATAAAATACGCCTAGTTTCAAGTATGTTGGCACACATGTTATGTTAAGAAACATTCAAGACAGAGTAAAAAGACAGtctggtgcactaagctcccactatgcgcggggttcggggaagggccggaccacaagggtctattgtagaAAAACATTCAAGACTGAGTGAAATAGAAAAAGTTTTGGATATCCACTTAATTGTGTCTTCAGAGAATTCCTCTCTACATTCATATCTCCTGGTCTTGAAATCTTCTCTTCTAATCAAGGGTCTCTTTTTTCCAATTTTGCTTTAGTTCAGCTAAAATTTCAACTGCTGTCCACAATGcgaattctattttttttttcctttttcatgtGCTGATGGGAAGATTATGACAATGTTGAGTTGAACGCATTGCTTTCACTTTGAACTAGGTCTATTATTCTTAAATTTTTAGGTGATATGCTCATAATTTAAGTCAAAATCCTCGTTTGGACTCAACGGATACTCTGACATGGAACATCAGAGTACAAGAGAAGGATAAATCTAACATGAGCTGCTTTTTTTCTGCATGCGAAAAGGTAAGTATCAAAGTTCTATACAACCAACCAGCACAAACACCATAATTGGATACTTAAAGTATCCACAGTATAGGGTTGGGGATTCATATGTACGCAAGTGTTCCTTTTTAGGAAGTCTAGACATTTTCTATCACACAAGGGAAACACGAAGGGAAATAGTGGAAATCGAATCTACAAAAGTGTGAAAGACTTCCATCGATAACACTAAACTATAAGCATCAGTCATATGTACTGAAAGTTAATCCTCAGAATCTGAGTATGGTGGACAAGATCCatcatcaacattagctaatggATTGAAGTAGATCGAGCTTGGATCAGTGCATCCAGGTACTAGATCAAGATTGCAACGATCACCCTGCATTAGCATTGTGTCCCATTAATCAGTAGCAAAGTTAGCAATTCAAATAAAgggattcaaaaaaaaaaaacttatgtcAAGAGGATTCAACAACTTATATATGtgcaaaaaaatcattttccccCTATTTACTTTGGGAACTTTTCGATAAAGGGGGGTTCAATTGGACACCCTCGCACCCCTCTGCCTCTAATCAAATACTAGCTTTGAAATGAAACTCTCAACTTCCAAATAAAGGACAACTTTGTTGAAatagaaagaaagagaaaagacGTTTTTTACTTACTCCGTCCACATTCAAGTTACCAACCATAGCACATCTTATGATCAAGATATTCGTGTCAGGGAAAATTGCCCTGTCACAGGCACCCTCCTGGCTCAGCTCCTGTGCAAGACCCTGCATAACAAAATACAATCAGACCTGCCTATAACAGTCAACCTCTTTAACAAATAACAATCATATTTCCTATGGAACCAATCTTTCATGTTACAGAGAAGTTTGACTTTAGTCCCTCTATCATGATGCCGTATCACTCTTCAAGAGAAGCTATAAAATGAGAATTATTTTTATTAGAGAATGGAGCAATACAAGCATCGTACAACAAGGTGATGCAGCCCAAATGTTGCACCC
Coding sequences within it:
- the LOC132603648 gene encoding protein TOO MANY MOUTHS; its protein translation is MALFLSIQTTLLLALFSFPLGWSFTVIMSDSSAPSALVDAPQTGFSMNNNRARTDPHEQEAVYDIMRATGNDWATDIPDVCRGRWHGIECMPDNENVYHVVSLSFGALSDDTAFPTCDSTHSFISPSVTKLPHLRTLFFYRCFSNNPQPIPPFLAQLGTTLQTLVLRENGFTGPIPNEFGNLTSLRVLDFHKNNLNGSLPASLGRITGLRSLDLSDNKLTGSIPSLNFPRLNVLDLNQNHLMGSIPSTLTSFRSLIKLDVSRNRLTGPIPKSIDNLNELILMDLSYNSLTGPFPMSLKKLHFLQALVLNGNSMDSATLPDNTFDHGFKDLMILGLSNMNLQGPIPNSLGRLPKIRVLHLDGNKLNGSIPSSFGNLTSISEIRLNNNMLSGPIPFKRDMVWRMRRKMKLSNNEGLCYNKENGLGDDLGTLLDSGIGHCGDTKTEPTKTVLHVSTLNRGSVVRSNSNKLSSLGSMLWSALVFFAVCLL